Proteins from a genomic interval of Treponema brennaborense DSM 12168:
- a CDS encoding ABC transporter substrate-binding protein translates to MKKLAIAVCTAALCAAVVFAGGGKDAAVKDPNAPVTLTVWCWDPMFNIFAMNEAAKIYKTDHPNVTVQVVETPWPDLQQKLITSLSSGQTETLPDIILCQDNAIQKNVMNYKNAFLPLNGKVDLSRFAQFKVGSGTIDGKSYAVPFDNGVTGTFLRRDIIEQAGLRVSDFNDITWERFIELGKTVKAATGKPMVSTMANEPDFIMIMLQSCGIWLFDDAGNPYLKDNAALREAVRLYAEMIKEGICIQVPDWNAYIATLNNGSVAATINGCWIIGSISAEKSQSGKWAVVNTPRFASISRSVNYSNQGGSSWMIMAASKNADTAADFLSKTFGGSVKLYETILPASGAIATWLPAAESSVYAEPNAFFGGQKIYEDLVRFAGKVPLVKYGVFNYEARDAIGQQITDIVSGKKTIEKALADAQKQVEFLMGM, encoded by the coding sequence ATGAAAAAACTGGCAATCGCCGTGTGTACTGCCGCGCTCTGCGCTGCCGTAGTGTTTGCAGGAGGCGGAAAGGACGCTGCCGTAAAAGATCCGAATGCGCCTGTTACGCTCACTGTGTGGTGCTGGGATCCTATGTTCAACATTTTTGCGATGAACGAGGCCGCAAAAATCTATAAAACCGATCATCCCAACGTAACGGTTCAGGTCGTGGAAACTCCCTGGCCGGATTTGCAGCAAAAACTGATAACGTCGCTGTCTTCCGGACAGACGGAAACGCTGCCCGATATCATTCTATGTCAGGACAACGCCATTCAGAAAAACGTGATGAATTATAAGAACGCGTTTTTGCCGCTGAACGGTAAAGTGGATTTATCCCGTTTTGCCCAATTTAAAGTGGGCAGCGGTACGATCGACGGAAAAAGTTACGCCGTACCGTTCGATAACGGTGTGACCGGAACGTTCCTGCGCAGGGATATTATCGAACAAGCCGGATTACGGGTTTCCGATTTTAACGATATTACCTGGGAGCGCTTCATCGAACTGGGTAAAACCGTAAAAGCCGCAACCGGCAAGCCGATGGTTTCTACGATGGCAAACGAGCCGGACTTTATAATGATCATGCTGCAAAGCTGCGGGATATGGTTGTTCGACGATGCCGGAAACCCGTATTTAAAAGATAACGCTGCACTGCGCGAGGCCGTTCGGTTATATGCCGAAATGATCAAAGAAGGCATTTGTATTCAGGTTCCCGATTGGAACGCCTATATTGCTACGCTGAACAACGGTTCCGTTGCCGCAACGATCAACGGCTGCTGGATTATCGGTTCCATTTCGGCGGAAAAATCGCAGTCCGGTAAATGGGCTGTTGTCAATACGCCGCGCTTCGCTTCGATTTCCCGTTCCGTCAATTACAGTAATCAAGGCGGTTCCAGTTGGATGATTATGGCGGCTTCCAAAAACGCCGACACTGCGGCGGATTTTTTGAGCAAGACGTTCGGCGGCAGCGTAAAGCTGTATGAGACGATACTTCCTGCGTCGGGTGCAATCGCGACGTGGCTGCCTGCGGCCGAATCTTCTGTATATGCGGAACCGAATGCATTTTTCGGCGGGCAGAAGATATATGAAGATCTCGTCCGTTTTGCCGGTAAAGTACCGCTGGTAAAATACGGCGTGTTCAATTATGAAGCCCGCGACGCTATCGGTCAGCAGATAACGGATATCGTTTCCGGTAAGAAAACGATTGAAAAAGCGCTTGCCGATGCTCAGAAGCAGGTTGAATTCCTGATGGGAATGTAA
- a CDS encoding carbohydrate ABC transporter permease, which yields MRQLKLEEKYKRCGWFFIAPASLLIFVFSFYPMMQALVLSLQSGLGNNLRFTGLKNYLRLFQDEIFLTSVGNVFVYLIFQVPVMLLLALVLASILNKPDLKFKGVFRTIVFLPCATALVSSALIFKSFFAVDGIVNAYFMKFGIIDSAVNWLGHPRWAKVIIIIAITWRWTGYNTIFYLAGFQNIDASLYEAARIDGASDRQQFFKLTVPLLKPVILLTAIMSTNGTLQLFDEVKNITNGGPGNATITISNYIYNLSFKYNPQFSYAAAVSYSILIMVAVLSFIQMKIGDSDANR from the coding sequence GTGCGACAATTGAAACTTGAAGAAAAATATAAACGCTGCGGTTGGTTTTTTATTGCACCGGCGAGTCTGTTGATTTTCGTGTTCAGTTTTTATCCGATGATGCAGGCGCTTGTTCTGTCTCTACAGTCGGGACTTGGCAATAATTTACGTTTTACCGGTCTTAAAAATTATTTGCGATTATTTCAGGATGAAATTTTTCTTACGTCCGTAGGAAACGTATTCGTGTATCTTATTTTTCAAGTTCCCGTGATGCTGCTGCTTGCGCTCGTGTTAGCCTCGATTTTGAACAAACCCGATTTGAAGTTCAAAGGAGTGTTTAGGACTATCGTTTTTTTACCCTGCGCGACGGCTTTGGTTTCTTCCGCACTTATTTTTAAATCGTTTTTTGCCGTAGACGGAATCGTAAACGCATATTTCATGAAATTCGGTATTATCGATTCGGCGGTAAATTGGTTAGGACATCCGCGGTGGGCGAAGGTGATCATCATTATCGCCATCACGTGGCGTTGGACGGGATACAATACCATTTTTTATTTAGCGGGATTTCAAAATATAGATGCGTCCCTTTACGAAGCGGCCCGTATAGACGGCGCGTCCGACCGGCAGCAATTTTTCAAGCTTACCGTACCGCTTTTGAAACCGGTTATTTTGCTTACGGCGATCATGTCTACGAACGGAACCCTGCAATTGTTTGATGAAGTCAAGAACATTACGAACGGCGGTCCGGGAAACGCGACGATCACCATTTCAAACTACATATACAATCTTTCTTTCAAGTATAATCCGCAGTTCAGTTACGCGGCGGCGGTATCGTATTCGATACTGATAATGGTGGCCGTGCTGTCTTTTATTCAGATGAAAATAGGAGATTCGGATGCGAACAGGTAG
- a CDS encoding response regulator transcription factor, which produces MTTERQETSKILLADDQIIFIESLSTYLTNYADDIEIVGTAHNGIEAVALARQFLPHIIVMDVSMPEMDGIEAVRQIKNLLPETKIIMLSTYQEDELVRSALLAGASGYLLKDISPTELITAIRALKSGIMQISPGIIKKLVKERFTPASRPDPDDAPWLKELTNREREIATLLVTGYSNEQIAEKLHLAIQTVRNQVSAIYFKTGVKDRFEMIRLANRNDPCTI; this is translated from the coding sequence ATGACGACTGAACGACAGGAAACATCAAAAATTCTGCTGGCAGACGACCAGATAATTTTTATCGAAAGTCTGAGTACGTATCTGACCAACTACGCGGACGACATAGAAATAGTCGGAACTGCGCATAACGGAATAGAAGCCGTCGCACTCGCCCGACAGTTTCTTCCGCATATTATCGTAATGGACGTTTCCATGCCGGAAATGGACGGAATAGAAGCCGTTCGGCAGATAAAAAACCTGCTGCCGGAAACTAAAATTATCATGCTTTCCACGTATCAGGAAGACGAATTGGTACGTTCGGCACTGCTTGCCGGAGCTTCAGGATATCTGCTAAAAGACATTTCACCCACGGAATTGATAACGGCAATTCGTGCTCTGAAAAGCGGTATAATGCAGATTTCCCCTGGTATAATAAAAAAACTGGTAAAAGAACGGTTCACCCCCGCAAGCCGCCCCGACCCGGACGACGCGCCGTGGCTCAAGGAACTGACTAACCGGGAACGGGAAATAGCGACGCTGCTGGTAACCGGATACAGCAACGAGCAAATTGCCGAAAAACTGCATTTGGCCATTCAAACGGTACGAAATCAGGTGAGCGCAATTTATTTTAAAACCGGGGTAAAGGATCGCTTTGAAATGATCCGGTTGGCCAACAGAAACGATCCTTGCACCATTTAA
- the fucO gene encoding lactaldehyde reductase translates to MAQRFVLNETSYHGSGAITAIVPEVKRRGFKKAFVCSDPDLVKFNVTSKVTDLLGAEGMKYELYSNIKPNPTIENVQTGVAAFTKSGADYLIAIGGGSSMDTAKAIGIIAANPEFADVRSLEGVADTKNKSVPIIAVPTTAGTAAEVTINYVITDTEKKRKFVCVDPHDIPILAVIDPDMMSSMPKGLTAATGMDALTHAIEGFITKGAWELSDMFHIKAIEIISRSLRNAVAGTPEGRTDMALGQYVAGMGFSNVGLGIVHSMAHSLGAFYDTPHGIANAILLPTIMEYNAPTTGTKYRDIARVMGVTGTEKMTEAEYRKAAVDAVKKLAADVGIPMNLKNIAKAEDVPQLAMSAIADACTPGNPRDPTVADISALYTSLL, encoded by the coding sequence ATGGCACAAAGATTCGTATTGAACGAAACATCGTATCACGGTTCCGGTGCTATCACCGCGATAGTTCCGGAAGTCAAAAGAAGAGGGTTCAAAAAAGCGTTCGTCTGTTCCGATCCCGATTTGGTCAAATTCAACGTTACTTCAAAAGTAACGGATTTGCTCGGCGCGGAGGGAATGAAATACGAACTGTACTCGAACATCAAGCCGAATCCCACGATTGAAAACGTACAGACCGGAGTCGCCGCGTTTACCAAAAGCGGCGCCGATTACCTGATCGCCATCGGCGGCGGTTCGTCCATGGACACGGCGAAAGCGATCGGCATTATCGCGGCTAATCCCGAATTTGCCGACGTCCGCTCGCTCGAAGGCGTGGCCGACACCAAAAACAAAAGCGTTCCGATCATAGCCGTACCGACGACGGCGGGAACCGCGGCGGAAGTTACGATAAATTACGTTATCACTGACACGGAGAAAAAACGGAAATTCGTCTGCGTCGATCCGCACGATATTCCGATTCTTGCCGTCATAGATCCCGATATGATGTCGAGTATGCCCAAAGGGCTGACCGCCGCTACCGGAATGGACGCGCTCACGCACGCAATCGAAGGTTTTATAACCAAAGGCGCGTGGGAATTGAGCGATATGTTCCATATAAAGGCGATCGAAATAATCTCCCGTTCGCTGCGGAACGCCGTCGCCGGCACGCCGGAAGGCCGTACCGATATGGCGCTCGGCCAATACGTCGCCGGAATGGGGTTTTCAAACGTCGGGCTGGGCATCGTGCATTCGATGGCGCATTCGCTGGGTGCGTTTTACGACACGCCGCACGGTATTGCGAACGCGATTCTGCTTCCGACTATAATGGAATACAACGCGCCGACGACGGGAACCAAATACCGCGACATCGCGCGCGTTATGGGCGTTACCGGTACGGAAAAAATGACCGAAGCCGAATACCGGAAAGCTGCGGTGGACGCAGTTAAAAAACTGGCGGCTGACGTCGGCATTCCGATGAATCTGAAAAACATCGCGAAAGCGGAGGACGTACCGCAGCTGGCGATGTCCGCGATTGCCGACGCATGTACGCCGGGTAATCCGCGCGATCCGACGGTTGCAGACATTTCGGCGCTGTATACGTCGCTGCTGTAA
- a CDS encoding L-fucose isomerase → MLYPKIGIRPVIDGRWGGVRESLEKQTMGMAERAAKLISETLKYPDGTPVRCVVADTTIGGGAEAAAVADQFSAQNVVATLSVTPCWCYGTETFDMDPTTIKAVWGFNGTERPGAVYLAAVMAAHAQRGLPAFSIYGHDVQDAADTSIPEDVAHKILSFARCAVAVGWMKNKSYVNLGGVAMGIAGSYCDASVMQKYFGIRAEWVDMTEILRRITLGIYDQDEFEKAREWVKKNCKEGFDCNAGKKLPEIITKSKTVPPEEDWTFITKMTMVMRDILYGNPKLAELGWHEEALGKNAVAGGFQGQRNWTDWLPNADFTEAIMASTFDWNGTKPPTPFATENDTCNGISMLLGTLVSGTAPCFHDVRTYWSAEACERVTGRKPSGVAKDGFIHLINSGATALDGSGACKNAKGENCMKPFWQMTEADVKACLSATDWCRANYEYFRGGGFSSHFRCAAEMPVTMLRFNIVEGIGPVLQIAEGRTAHLPDDIHSVIDKRTDRTWPTTWFCPRLTGHGAFTDVYSVMANWGANHGVTVYGHVGADLITLASMLRIPVTMHNVEESAVYRPHSWAGFGTEDKQAADYSACKFYGPLYG, encoded by the coding sequence ATGCTGTATCCTAAAATCGGTATACGCCCGGTAATAGACGGGCGCTGGGGCGGAGTTCGCGAAAGTCTTGAAAAACAGACGATGGGAATGGCGGAACGCGCCGCGAAACTCATCAGCGAAACCTTGAAATATCCGGACGGAACACCCGTTCGGTGCGTCGTCGCAGACACGACCATCGGCGGCGGAGCGGAAGCGGCCGCCGTTGCGGATCAGTTTTCAGCACAAAACGTCGTCGCGACTCTGTCGGTAACGCCGTGCTGGTGTTACGGAACGGAAACGTTCGACATGGATCCGACTACCATTAAAGCGGTGTGGGGTTTCAACGGAACCGAACGCCCCGGAGCCGTATATCTTGCGGCGGTCATGGCGGCGCACGCACAGCGCGGACTTCCGGCGTTTTCCATTTACGGACACGACGTGCAGGACGCAGCCGACACGTCGATTCCCGAAGACGTCGCGCATAAAATCCTCAGTTTCGCCCGATGCGCCGTCGCCGTCGGCTGGATGAAAAACAAATCGTACGTCAACCTCGGCGGCGTGGCGATGGGTATAGCGGGAAGTTACTGCGACGCTTCGGTAATGCAAAAATATTTCGGAATCCGCGCCGAATGGGTAGACATGACCGAAATCCTGCGGCGCATCACGCTCGGCATTTACGATCAGGATGAATTTGAAAAAGCGCGCGAATGGGTAAAAAAGAACTGCAAGGAAGGTTTCGACTGCAACGCCGGTAAAAAACTGCCGGAAATCATTACCAAATCGAAAACGGTTCCGCCCGAAGAAGATTGGACGTTCATCACCAAAATGACGATGGTCATGCGCGACATTCTCTACGGAAACCCCAAACTGGCCGAACTCGGCTGGCATGAAGAAGCGCTGGGCAAAAACGCCGTGGCCGGAGGCTTCCAGGGGCAGCGCAACTGGACGGACTGGCTGCCGAACGCCGACTTCACCGAAGCGATCATGGCCTCCACGTTCGACTGGAACGGAACCAAACCGCCGACTCCGTTTGCAACCGAAAACGACACCTGCAACGGCATTTCAATGCTGCTCGGAACGCTCGTTTCCGGTACCGCGCCGTGCTTTCACGACGTACGCACGTATTGGAGCGCCGAAGCCTGCGAACGGGTAACCGGACGCAAACCTTCGGGCGTTGCGAAAGACGGATTTATTCACCTGATCAACTCCGGCGCAACCGCACTCGACGGAAGCGGCGCGTGCAAGAACGCGAAAGGTGAAAACTGCATGAAACCGTTCTGGCAGATGACCGAAGCCGACGTAAAAGCGTGCCTTTCGGCAACCGACTGGTGCCGCGCGAACTACGAATATTTCCGCGGAGGCGGATTTTCAAGCCATTTCCGGTGTGCGGCCGAAATGCCCGTTACGATGCTGCGTTTCAATATCGTTGAAGGAATCGGACCCGTTCTGCAGATTGCGGAAGGCCGAACCGCACATCTGCCGGACGACATTCATTCCGTCATCGACAAACGTACCGACCGGACCTGGCCGACGACCTGGTTCTGCCCGCGCCTTACCGGACACGGCGCGTTTACGGACGTGTACAGCGTAATGGCCAATTGGGGAGCGAATCACGGCGTTACCGTATACGGACACGTCGGCGCGGATCTTATCACGCTGGCGTCCATGCTCAGAATTCCGGTTACCATGCACAACGTCGAAGAAAGCGCCGTGTACCGCCCGCACAGCTGGGCCGGTTTCGGAACTGAAGACAAACAGGCAGCCGACTATTCGGCCTGCAAATTTTACGGGCCGTTGTACGGCTAG
- a CDS encoding carbohydrate ABC transporter permease, which yields MRTGRIHSRVVMYAFLTVVCLASVFPFYWMLVAATNYSVDVIKGSNFFGTALIDNVKTLTATVNLGGAFWNSLRNTVAGTAASLFVCSLAGYGFQVYRDKNKDMLMKILLLSIMVPFASIMVPLFRLFSQVKMLDTTMGFILPSVSTAFLIFFFRQNSMSFPIETVQAARVDGLSEFGIYLKIYLPVMMPSFVAAGIVTFMNNWNSYLWPLIIMQTQRSQTMPLLIAGMTAGYTTDYGALMLAVTVCTLPTVILFFTQQKRFVSGILGSVK from the coding sequence ATGCGAACAGGTAGAATTCATTCGCGCGTCGTCATGTACGCGTTTTTAACGGTAGTGTGTTTGGCTTCCGTGTTTCCGTTTTACTGGATGCTGGTTGCCGCAACGAATTACAGTGTCGACGTTATTAAGGGAAGTAATTTTTTTGGGACGGCGCTGATTGATAACGTGAAGACGTTGACGGCGACGGTAAATCTTGGTGGTGCTTTTTGGAATTCACTGCGGAATACCGTTGCGGGGACGGCTGCCAGTTTATTCGTCTGTTCATTGGCCGGTTACGGATTTCAGGTGTATCGTGATAAAAACAAGGACATGCTGATGAAAATACTGCTGCTTTCGATAATGGTTCCGTTTGCTTCCATTATGGTGCCGCTTTTCAGATTGTTCAGCCAGGTTAAAATGCTCGACACAACGATGGGTTTTATTTTGCCTTCCGTTTCCACGGCTTTTCTTATCTTTTTCTTTCGTCAGAATTCCATGTCGTTTCCGATAGAAACGGTGCAGGCAGCGCGGGTGGACGGATTAAGCGAATTCGGTATTTACCTGAAAATCTATCTGCCGGTTATGATGCCTTCGTTCGTTGCCGCCGGAATCGTGACGTTTATGAACAATTGGAACAGTTATCTGTGGCCGCTCATTATCATGCAGACGCAGCGAAGTCAGACTATGCCGCTGCTCATTGCGGGTATGACTGCCGGATACACAACCGATTACGGTGCGCTGATGCTTGCCGTTACCGTATGCACGCTGCCGACCGTGATCCTGTTTTTTACGCAGCAGAAACGCTTTGTGTCCGGTATTCTGGGTTCCGTCAAATAA
- a CDS encoding sensor histidine kinase, with product MKEHYQKRHSYVTAGITLLFILLAYVLFLIKYRIRTRIPLVFENDVAGNSFLFYVNFYVPLLTASLTLAGAFFNDRWFPRLLFCSAGIFSATLSAYTVPDLFTIKFAICASHVVAYTVFPFPQNIAYPTATLFLFSAALFHPDQLGKGNISLKQFNPTVPEALFFYVLVLLFWGGALYSKRLSKYCDTFRETVAHLHLTETQLAAVNQHLQENAKTRGEQASKRERSRITRDMHDSCGYVFTNIIALSDAAMSTANMDDQYAHRMFQLIRTQAADGLKHTREILHLIRNIQDPVATGIQDIYQLKTIFEEVTGISIDIETGNMEHEYGRAVNSTLRKIIREAFTNSLRHGHATHILIHFQEFEGNLTITVSDNGIGAKQIVKGIGFAGMEERLREIGGTLSFFSPEDGGFRLIISIPLTGAESEFGGAGDTHDD from the coding sequence ATGAAAGAACACTATCAGAAACGACATTCGTATGTTACGGCAGGAATCACTCTGCTTTTCATTCTTCTCGCGTACGTTTTATTTCTGATAAAATATCGGATCAGGACACGGATTCCTCTCGTGTTTGAAAACGACGTCGCCGGAAATTCGTTCCTGTTTTACGTAAATTTTTACGTACCGCTTTTAACGGCATCGCTCACCCTCGCCGGCGCATTCTTTAACGACCGGTGGTTTCCCCGCCTGCTTTTCTGTTCAGCAGGTATTTTTTCCGCAACACTCTCGGCGTATACCGTTCCCGATCTGTTTACCATAAAATTTGCAATATGTGCTTCGCACGTCGTCGCTTACACGGTGTTTCCTTTTCCGCAAAATATTGCATATCCGACGGCGACATTGTTTCTTTTTTCGGCGGCACTCTTCCATCCCGATCAACTCGGCAAAGGAAACATCAGTCTGAAACAATTCAACCCGACCGTACCTGAAGCGCTTTTCTTTTACGTGCTCGTACTCCTCTTTTGGGGCGGCGCATTGTATTCCAAACGACTTTCAAAATATTGCGACACATTCCGTGAAACGGTTGCGCATTTGCACCTTACCGAAACGCAACTTGCCGCAGTCAACCAGCATCTGCAGGAAAATGCAAAAACCCGCGGAGAACAGGCAAGCAAACGGGAACGTTCGCGTATCACCCGAGATATGCACGACAGCTGCGGCTATGTATTTACGAACATTATCGCACTTTCCGATGCGGCGATGAGCACTGCCAATATGGACGATCAATACGCCCATCGGATGTTTCAGCTGATCCGCACGCAGGCGGCCGACGGACTCAAACATACGCGCGAAATCCTGCATCTCATTCGCAACATACAGGATCCCGTCGCAACTGGTATACAGGATATTTATCAGCTGAAAACCATATTTGAAGAAGTAACCGGTATTTCAATCGACATAGAAACGGGAAACATGGAACATGAATACGGACGCGCTGTCAATTCCACGCTGCGGAAAATCATACGAGAAGCGTTCACCAATTCCCTGCGGCACGGACATGCGACTCACATTCTGATCCATTTTCAGGAATTTGAAGGAAACCTGACGATAACGGTGAGCGACAACGGAATCGGAGCAAAACAGATCGTAAAAGGCATCGGTTTTGCCGGAATGGAAGAGCGGCTGCGCGAAATCGGCGGTACTCTTTCATTTTTTTCGCCGGAAGACGGCGGTTTCAGACTGATCATTTCAATTCCGCTTACCGGTGCGGAATCGGAATTCGGCGGAGCGGGAGACACTCATGACGACTGA